The Euphorbia lathyris chromosome 8, ddEupLath1.1, whole genome shotgun sequence genome has a window encoding:
- the LOC136202982 gene encoding chorismate mutase 2 isoform X2 produces the protein MDSSVNDVFTLDSIRDSLVRQEDSIVFALIERAKFPKNSPLYDQNSNLVPGSSGSLFLSLLQQTEALQSKAGRYANPEENPFFPYGLPLPVVPAHNYSKILYPAAAKVNLNKNIIDMYFNQLLPLFIADGDDGNYASTASTDINCLQALSRRIHYGKFVAEIKYQENKKEYDLLIQAKNKDAMMKLLTVESVEEKVKKRVEKKATVFGQDVTLANSTSGTGKLKVDPSVVFRLYSDWVIPLTKDVEVEYLLRRLN, from the exons ATGGATTCTTCTGTGAATGACGTCTTCACCCTTGATTCCATACGAGATTCTTTAGTAAGACAAGAGGATTCAATTGTCTTTGCTCTTATTGAAAGAGCAAAGTTCCCTAAAAATTCTCCATTGTATGATCAGAATTCAAACTTGGTTCCTGGCTCTTCTGGGTCCTTGTTTCTATCTCTCCTTCAACAAACAGAAGCTCTTCAATCCAAG GCAGGGAGGTATGCGAATCCAGAAGAAAATCCCTTCTTCCCATATGGATTGCCACTCCCAGTTGTGCCTGCTCACAACTATTCCAAG ATTTTGTATCCAGCAGCTGCGAAGGTTAACTTGAACAAGAACATAATAGACATGTATTTCAATCAGTTACTTCCGCTGTTTATTGCTGATGGAGATGATGGTAATTATGCATCAACAGCTTCTACTGATATTAACTGTTTACAG GCCCTCTCAAGAAGAATCCATTATGGAAAATTCGTCGCTGAGATCAAATaccaagaaaataaaaaagagtatgATCTTCTAATTCAAGCCAAG aacaAAGATGCTATGATGAAGTTATTGACAGTTGAAAGCGTAGAAGAAAAGGTGAAGAAGAGAGTAGAGAAGAAGGCAACAGTGTTTGGACAAGATGTGACACTGGCAAATTCTACTTCCGGAACCGGAAAATTAAAGGTTGATCCTAGTGTAGTTTTCCGGCTATATTCTGATTGGGTAATCCCTCTTACTAAGGATGTTGAAGTTGAATATCTTCTTCGGAGATTGAACTGA
- the LOC136202982 gene encoding chorismate mutase 2 isoform X1: MDLSMVLILLYFSLGTAMDSSVNDVFTLDSIRDSLVRQEDSIVFALIERAKFPKNSPLYDQNSNLVPGSSGSLFLSLLQQTEALQSKAGRYANPEENPFFPYGLPLPVVPAHNYSKILYPAAAKVNLNKNIIDMYFNQLLPLFIADGDDGNYASTASTDINCLQALSRRIHYGKFVAEIKYQENKKEYDLLIQAKNKDAMMKLLTVESVEEKVKKRVEKKATVFGQDVTLANSTSGTGKLKVDPSVVFRLYSDWVIPLTKDVEVEYLLRRLN, encoded by the exons ATGGATTTGTCAATGGTGCTGATTCTCTTGTACTTCTCTCTTGGTACAGCTATGGATTCTTCTGTGAATGACGTCTTCACCCTTGATTCCATACGAGATTCTTTAGTAAGACAAGAGGATTCAATTGTCTTTGCTCTTATTGAAAGAGCAAAGTTCCCTAAAAATTCTCCATTGTATGATCAGAATTCAAACTTGGTTCCTGGCTCTTCTGGGTCCTTGTTTCTATCTCTCCTTCAACAAACAGAAGCTCTTCAATCCAAG GCAGGGAGGTATGCGAATCCAGAAGAAAATCCCTTCTTCCCATATGGATTGCCACTCCCAGTTGTGCCTGCTCACAACTATTCCAAG ATTTTGTATCCAGCAGCTGCGAAGGTTAACTTGAACAAGAACATAATAGACATGTATTTCAATCAGTTACTTCCGCTGTTTATTGCTGATGGAGATGATGGTAATTATGCATCAACAGCTTCTACTGATATTAACTGTTTACAG GCCCTCTCAAGAAGAATCCATTATGGAAAATTCGTCGCTGAGATCAAATaccaagaaaataaaaaagagtatgATCTTCTAATTCAAGCCAAG aacaAAGATGCTATGATGAAGTTATTGACAGTTGAAAGCGTAGAAGAAAAGGTGAAGAAGAGAGTAGAGAAGAAGGCAACAGTGTTTGGACAAGATGTGACACTGGCAAATTCTACTTCCGGAACCGGAAAATTAAAGGTTGATCCTAGTGTAGTTTTCCGGCTATATTCTGATTGGGTAATCCCTCTTACTAAGGATGTTGAAGTTGAATATCTTCTTCGGAGATTGAACTGA